The Canis lupus familiaris isolate Mischka breed German Shepherd chromosome 27, alternate assembly UU_Cfam_GSD_1.0, whole genome shotgun sequence genome window below encodes:
- the OR9K1 gene encoding olfactory receptor family 9 subfamily K member 1 → MNDKGAGNYSDVTDFTLVGFRVRPELHILLFLLFLLVYSMVLLGNFSMIGIIVTDSQLNTPMYFFLGNLSFIDLSYSTIIAPKAMVNFLSEKNTVSFLGCATQLFFFTFFIVTEGFILAVMAYDRFIAICNPLLYSIHMSRHLCAQLVTGSYLCGWVSSIIQVSTTFSVSFCASRVIDHFYCDSYQIEKISCSNLSVNKMISLCLAAFIILPTIVVIVVSYMYIVTTVLRIPSSEGRKKAFSTCSSHLGVVSLLYGTVSFVYLTPPSNPELRKVASVFYILVTPMLNPLIYSLRNKDVKQALGKILWKKTTLY, encoded by the coding sequence ATGAACGACAAGGGAGCGGGCAACTACTCAGATGTAACTGACTTCACTCTTGTAGGCTTCAGGGTCCGTCCAGAGCTCcacattctcctcttcctcctattCCTGCTGGTCTATAGCATGGTCCTTTTGGGGAACTTTAGTATGATTGGCATCATTGTGACTGACTCCCAGCTGAACACACCAATGTATTTCTTTCTAGGCAATCTCTCCTTCATTGACCTCTCCTACTCCACTATTATTGCCCCGAAAGCCATGGTCAACTTCCTGTCTGAGAAAAATACTGTCTCCTTTTTGGGGTGTGCTACCCAGCTCTTcttttttaccttctttattGTAACAGAAGGTTTCATCCTGGCAgtcatggcctatgaccgcttcATCGCCATCTGCAATCCTCTTCTTTATAGTATCCACATGTCAAGACACCTTTGCGCTCAGCTGGTGACTGGCTCCTATCTCTGTGGCTGGGTCAGTTCCATCATCCAAGTCAGCACAACATTCTCAGTGTCTTTCTGTGCTTCCCGAGTCATTGATCACTTCTACTGTGATTCTTACCAAATTGAGAAGATCTCCTGTTCCAATCTCTCTGTAAACAAGATGATATCTCTTTGTTTGGCTGCCTTCATCATTTTGCCTACGATAGTTGTTATTGTCGTGTCTTACATGTACATTGTGACCACAGTCCTGAGGATTCCCTCCagtgaagggagaaagaaagcctTCTCCACCTGCAGCTCCCATTTGGGAGTGGTAAGTTTGCTGTACGGGACAGTCTCCTTTGTGTATCTCACACCTCCAAGCAATCCTGAACTTCGTAAAGTGGCTTCGGTGTTTTACATATTGGTCACGCCCATGTTAAACCCTCTGATCTACTCTCTAAGAAACAAAGATGTCAAACAAGCATTGGGGAAAATCCTGTGGAAGAAAACCACTTtatattaa